The Acinetobacter lwoffii genomic sequence TCAAATTGTATGGATCGCTCAGGTGGCGTTACTGTAAATATGCTGGATTGTATTGCGGCCGAAACAGATCGCCAAGATACACGGTTAAATAATGCCTATAAACAGACGATGGCATCGCTGAATGCAAACCGTAAAAAACAGCTTCAAGAGGTTCAGCGTCTCTGGATTCGCTATCGTGATGCCAATTGCGATTTTTATGCCGACCCGAATGGAGGGACGATTGCAACTGTAAATAGCAATAGTTGTTACATGGAAGCGACTGCCGCACGTGCGACTGAATTAGAAAATTTAAGAGAAGAGTATTAATTTAAAAAAATCCTCTCCCTAGCCCTCATCCTTTCTTGCGCTTCATTTTAAAGCAGTGCTTTAAAACTTGCTCAGGAGAGGGAACCACGCGTATCAATTGATGACGTGGCAAGTCCTCCTTTGAAAAAGGGGGATTTGGGGGGATTAATGATTACAATAAATCAGGATAAAATTTCTCAAATTCTTTATTCACAGCTTCACCACGCAGCAAATAGCCTTTGGGTTGAATATAACTATAAATTTCGCGTGCAGGTTGTTCATGCCAGCCAATATTAAAAGCACAGAGTTTTGGGAAAAATTGCAGGTGGCTATAGTTCAGATTGTTATGAATCCAATACGCCAATTGTTGCCAGCTACTTTGGTCTTTCTCATAAAGTTCTAAAAATGATGGAATGACAATACAAGCCGTTGCCCCATAACCTTTTGCATCAGGATAGTCCCAAATATGACTGGAAAAGTTTTTCTCGTTCGTTGCGCAGTTATGTCCTTTTTCATTGCCGAGTTGGTTCACGCTTGGAGAGCGATAAGCTGAACGAATCGCAATACGTCCAAACTTGTCTTGGAGTGGCTCTAACAATTGTTGGCAAAGTTCTGTACCTGTACGGATTGCAATGTCAGGATGATCGGGGAAGTTGGGTACACCGTACCAGTTGGCGATTTCGCTATAGAGGAAGTCACGCATAAATAAAGACTTTGAAAGCTGAATACGTCCTAAGTCTTCGAGTTTGGCGATAGAGGATACTTTTTTGATGGTCATATTGAGATTTTTTATATGTTGGAAGAAAAAGACTCTTTAATAATTAAAAGAGTCTAATTTAATAATATTACTTAGAATCTGCTTCGAGTTCTAATTTTGACTTTATATATTTCGCTGTATTTTCTAGACTAGGATAAATAGTACGAAGGTTAACTTTTAGCTGATCTAGCTCTTTTAAAATGGAGCTTTTGTTAGCTGATTTAATTCTAATCCGTTTTATCTTAAAGACATCATTGCCATCTTCAGGCAGGCTTGCATCTAATCCGAAAAGTAAAAAAGAGCCTGCTTGAGCTATAATCCTATCCTGTGTTAATCGTCCCTTAACACATAAAACCTTGTTCAAATCAGAAATTTTAATCTTAGGTTCAAAGTATGGCTTTTCTTGTCTAATAAAATGAATGTAACTAGCATATGCTTCATTGTTCTCGTAGTCTGTGGACTTGAAAGCCTTTCTAGGAGGAGTTTCTGATTCACATTGCTCTATGAGTTTAATTAATTCTTTTTTTTGTGATTCTGGGCGAATTCAAACATGAGGTGCGACAGTTTCAAAAGCCATATGATAATCAACAAGCTGAGCAAATTTCTCTAATGGTGTAAGCCAATCTAACGCCTTTCTAGGACGAGTATTCAGTGACATGGCAACTTGATTTAAATAATGCTGATCTGCCTGATTTAAATCAATCCCTTTAGGTAAATATTGCCTAATTAAACCATTCATATTTTCGCATGTGCCTTTTTGCCAAGGTGAATGTGGGTCACAGAAATATACATCTATGCCTAAATCTTCTTCGAGTATTTTATGTTCTGACATCTCGCGTCCACGGTCATAGGTCAACGTTTTACGCAGTTCTGCAGGTAAATATTTCAGAGCTTCAGTTAAAGCCTTGCGCACTGATTCTGCCTTTGCATCAGGTAATGTTGCCAAGATACAGAGCCGTGTATTTCGTTCAATAAGTGTTGCTATCGAACTTTTATTGTCTTTACCTTTAATTAAATCAGCTTCCCAATGACCCGGTATTTTTCTTTCTTGAACTTCGGCTGGGCGCTCATGAATAGTTTTAATATCCTGTAATATAGAATCTTTTTTAGGTTCACCGTTAGCTTTTCGCTTTTTATTTTCATGACGCAGACAGGATAATAAGTCTTTTTTCAACTCACCCTTTGGTAATGCTCGTATCGTTGAATAAATCGTTGTATGGCTTACATTCATTGTTTGATCCAAATCAGGAAATGTCTTTAAACGCTTTGCTATTTGCTGAGGAGACCATAAACAACGGATCGCTTCAACAATAAATTTCCAGAGGATTGAATCGATTTTGAGTTTTCTGTGACCACGTCTACGTCTAGCGAAGGTGTTATCAGAAGCATATCGAGCTTGATAAACGTCATTGATGCTATTTCTTTTAAGCTCACGATAGATCGTACTAGGATGTCTTTTAATGAGTTCAGCAAATTTTCTGGCTGAAAAGCCTTCTTTTCTTGACTCAAGCATTAATGCAGTACGATCTTCAAAGTTAAGATGATGGTATGACAATTTTATATACTCCATAAACTCTTTAAATTAATTAGGTGGTTTATGTCGCACTTCAAGTTTTACTCTGCCATGTATTGAAATCAAATGACATCCAAATCAGCATGGATGGTAAAGGTCGATGGGTTGATAATGTGATGGTTGAACGATTATGGCGGAGCGTTAAATATGAAGAGGTGTATCTCAAAGCCTACAGCAATGTTTTGGATGCGAAGAAGCAATTAAACGCATATTTTGAATTTTATAATTTGAAACGACCTCATTCGAGTCTGGACAAAATGACTCCAGATGAGTTTTACTATGACCAGCTACCACAACAAAATAAGGTAGCTTAACTAGAGCAGAGTATCACTTATAAATAAGCTTTTAGTTGTTCAAACATGTGGGACCACCTCTATTTAAAAAAAGGAAAGAAGATGAAAATTAAGTTTTTAACAGTTTCATTGATGCTTATTCTGCCATTTTCTGTTTTTGCAGCAAATACTGTAGTAGAAAAAGCGGTCATTGAATCAAATAATACATATAAGGCGAAGTATAACTTAGAGGATATGACTGAGTTTAATCAGGCTCAAAAGGGCTTTATTGCCAAGCCAACAGGTCAAATTAAAAGTGAGAAAGGCAATGTTATCTGGGATTTTGATGCATTTAGTTTTTTACAAGATCAAGCACCAAATACCGTTAATCCCACTCTATGGCGACAAGCAAAATTAAACAACAATGTTGGGCTATTTAAAGTAACAGATCGAGTTTGGCAAATTCGTGGTTTTGATTTGGCAAATATGACCATCATTCAGGGTGATACTGGCTGGATTATTGTGGATACATTAACCTCTAAAGAAACGGCTGAAGCAGCACTTAAATTTGCTAGACAGCATTTAGGTGAGCAAAAAATTTCAGCCATTATCTTTACCCATAGCCATATCGATCATTTTGGTGGTGCATTAGGCGTTCTTTCTAGCGAAGAAATTAACGCTAGAAAAACTCCAATTATTGCGCCAAAAGGCTTTATGGAAGAAGCGACCAGTGAAAATGTGATGGCAGGTTCAGCCATGATACGTCGTGCGACTTATATGTATGGAACTTTTCTACCTAAAAATGCGGAAGGATTGGTGGATACAGGTTTAGGTAAGGCTGTTGCTGTGGGAAAAATGGGCATCCTTGAGCCTACACAACTGATCACTCAACCAGAACAGAAAATGACGGTTGATGGCTTGGATTTTGTGTTTTATAACGTGCCGGGTTCAGAAGCACCAGCAGAATTAACGTTCTCTATCCCATCATTGAAACTTTATAACGGCGCAGAAATTCTATCTCATACCATGCATAATCTTTATACCCTTCGGGGTGCTAAAGTCCGTGATGCCTTAAAATGGGTGGGCTATCTAGACCAAGCAATGCAGCATGCCAAAGCATCCGATGTATTGATTGCACAGCATCATTGGCCTGTCTGGGGCAATGACAATATTCAAGATTTTATTAAAACCCAGCGAGATGTTTATAAGTTCACGCATGATCAGACGGTGAGATATATGAACTCTGGTTTTAATGGCGCTGAAATTGCCGAAAAAATTAAGGCAGAGTAAAACTTGAAGTGCGACATAAACCACCTAATTAATTTAAAGGGTTTATGGAGTATATAAAATTGTCATACCATCATCTTAACTTTGAAGATCGTACTGCATTAATGCTTGAGTCAAGAAAAGAAGGCTTTTCAGCCAGAAAATTTGCTGAACTCATTAAAAGACATCCTAGTACGATCTATCGTGAGCTTAAAAGAAATAGCATCAATGACGTTTATCAAGCTCGATATGCTTCTGATAACACCTTCGCTAGACGTAGACGTGGTCACAGAAAACTCAAAATCGATTCAATCCTCTGGAAATTTATTGTTGAAGCGATCCGTTGTTTATGGTCTCCTCAGCAAATAGCAAAGCGTTTAAAGACATTTCCTGATTTGGATCAAACAATGAATGTAAGCCATACAACGATTTATTCAACGATACGCGCATTACCAAAGGGTGAGTTGAAAAAAGACTTATTATCCTGTCTGCGTCATGAAAATAAAAAGCGAAAAGCTAACGGTGAACCTAAAAAAGATTCTATATTACAGGATATTAAAACTATTCATGAGCGCCCAGCCGAAGTTCAAGAAAGAAAAATACCGGGTCATTGGGAAGCTGATTTAATTAAAGGTAAAGACAATAAAAGTTCGATAGCAACACTTATTGAACGAAATACACGGCTCTGTATCTTGGCAACATTACCTGATGCAAAGGCAGAATCAGTGCGCAAGGCTTTAACTGAAGCTCTGAAATATTTACCTGCAGAACTGCGTAAAACGTTGACCTATGACCGTGGACGCGAGATGGCAGAACATAAAATACTTGAAGAAGATTTAGGCATAGATGTATATTTCTGTGACCCACATTCACCCTGGCAAAAAGGCACATGCGAAAATATGAATGGTTTAATTAGGCAATATTTACCTAAAGGGATTGATTTAAATCAGGCAGATCAGCATTATTTAAATCAAGTTGCCATGTCACTGAATACTCGTCCTAGAAAAGCGTTAGATTGGCTTACACCATTAGAGAAATTTGCTCAGCTTGTTGATTATCATAAGACTTTTCAAACTGTCGCACCTCATGTTTGAATTCGCCCTAATATAAAAGCTTATTTTCAATAAAAAACACATCATAATACCCCCTTGCCTTTTAACCACAAAAATATTGAAGTTATTATTTAGAAGCAATTAATAGAAAAATAAACAAATCTTTTTTAAACAAGCTACTAATAAAAATATCTCCATCGAAAATAAAGTATAAAAATTCAAAAACCATTTAATAAAGTATCAATAGAG encodes the following:
- a CDS encoding lysozyme inhibitor LprI family protein is translated as MFKRTALLGLSMFILPPALYAGDNDLSRQYSNCMDRSGGVTVNMLDCIAAETDRQDTRLNNAYKQTMASLNANRKKQLQEVQRLWIRYRDANCDFYADPNGGTIATVNSNSCYMEATAARATELENLREEY